The nucleotide window TATTGTAAGTCATTTTTTCCCTCCTTAAGCTTCTCTGATGACATCAAATGCGTTACAGTTGAGTAGATCTTACCCTTCACAAACTTTGTATCCCTATTCTCCTTTTATATTTTAGCTGCTAAAGAGCATTGAATATTTCTTGTTAGTTTTCTATGATGGGAACTGCTGCACAGCTTATTCTTGGCTTGCTTTAGAACATTTTTATGGAAACTGGGACTTTAATTTTGAATATCTTCTTTACATCATCTAGGTATGCATATCTGGAAATATGCTTCAGGGTCAAAAAAACTTGAATGAAAGCAGATTTACTTTGCTGTTGATTGTGTTCTAAGGGAAAGTTCCAGGAAAAAAACGCATTTGATTGTGTTTTAAGGGAAAGTTCCagaaaaaaacacataaatctTATCAGTCATTATGTTACTAATTATTAAACTGTATAACATTACCTAAAATGGGGTAGCTTTTAAAGGGCTCATGAGTTTTGTGGGAAAGGGTTGAATTTACTTACTCCTTGCTTTAGTTTTTTATATTGGGGTACATTTTGGTGTTTATTCATTTATAAGTCATGttcttttttcaaataaattctTTTATGGGGAAAGAAGAAAATCCTTTCTAGGCATGATAGAGACTTGGAATAGAAATGGGAGGAGAGTACCAAGACTCATGTTCTTGCCTTTATAAAAAGGTTGTTTTTTTTCTTCCATTCTTTTGAATTCTTTACCCGTCCCTCTTATTTTGTTCTTGGCACTTTGACATTTGTGTTTTCAAAAACTTTGATCATGAATATCTTAAGAGGCATAATGAATTGTGTTATGAATATATTTATAGAccaatttgtttaaaaaaatatttttgtaaaatttattttttgaacttgCTGTATCATATAATTAGAGATTATATGAAAAAGTAAGTTGAAGATTGGGTAAACCAAAAtcccaagaaaaaaaaaagaacggggCGGTACTATGTGTTTATCAAATAAACGAAAATAAACACATTTATGTgaagaaaatttgtttttaacCCTTTCCCTCAATCTGCCTATAAGCCAAAATGCTTTGGAGGTTTGACATTGAACATGCACAACCTTTCCCTTGATGCATATTTTAGCAAAAAAAGTGAGGTTGGAATCTAATTTTTAATGTATTTGTCTAGACAACTGAATGTCAATTGTCAACTATAATCTCTGAAATGGAACTCTAAAGTGAAGGGAATCAATGTTTACGTTTTTGCAGATCCCAGCAGTCTATTGGTGGTACAAGACCCCTAGCCATGCAGCAGAACTTACGGCAGGTTTCTATAACCCCACAAATCGAGATGGATACTCTCCAGTTTTTGACGTTCTTAGGAAGCATTCTGTTACAGTTAAGTTGGTTTGCCCGAGATCCCATGTTCATTTTCGGGATAATGATGAGTCATTTGCTGATCCCGAAGGTTTGAGTTGGCAGGTGATTTTTCTGCCTCTTAACACATAGTTTGGACACAGGCAAACTATTTGTTCGGTTTCATTTTTCTGCCATCCTGGTGCAATAATGTGATTTTTGTTTAGTACTTTGAAGATATACATGTTTCATTTATTCCACTTTTGGTATTGAAAGTAACAATGATGACACTGAAGTGCACTCTGCTTTTAACAGATATTAAGTGCTGCGTGGGACTGTGGTTTGGTTGTTGCTGGACAAAATGCAGATCCATGTTTCGACAGGGAAGAGCACCTAAGAATGATAGAGACTTCAAAGCCAAGAGATGATCCTGATGACCACCATTTTTCATTCTTTCAGTATCAGCTGCCACCCCCTTATGTTCAGAGAGAATATTGTTTCTCAGAGTTGGATTATTTCATCAAATGCATGCACGGTAAGTGTTCTTGATATTTGTTAAATGGTAtgaatgtaaattaattaaaattcaaccaAATTGAATGTATatagaatttgatttttatgcGTAAAACAATTATTGCCCAAATTTATAGATCAAACGAGAGAGCTCGTCCCAAAAGACTATTTCAGTAGGTAAGATAGCCCATTTGATCTATATACCCCTCATTAGCTGTCCAAACAACCAATGTGGGACAAGTCCCAGATCTTGCAATGCCCTCAAATCTGTTTCACTGAATCGACATGACCAAAAAATTAGCAAACTAGCCTGGAACAGTTGGGGTAGGCACTTTCATTTGCATGTATAATGAGTCCTCTATTATACTTTATTCTTGTAGTCTTTTTCAATATTGACCATTggttttcttattatttaactaTCATGTTTACTGTAATGATTGACTAGAACTTTGAATTTCCTACTAATTTCAGTTTCTTTCATCACAACTTCCTTATGTACTGGAAAACTTTATGGTTAAAAGATTTTAACATTTGGCCCCAAAAGTCAAATTTGATACACATGTACGCAAATATAGTAATATGATATGATCCTACGAGATTTGTACTAGATCTtggaaattttcatattttggtCAAATTGCTTCATAATTTTAAGATATAAGTCGGACTTTTTTTACCAAAACATATGCAGCAGTGATTGTTCATTTAGAGTCTTGTACTCTTGATGGGGAACATAAATTGTTCTATTGATCTGTTGTGTTAAAGAGGGGATTGGTGATAACTTTGCTGGATGCACGAGGACTTGAACTTTGTAGGGCTCATCTCTTGAAAATGTAGTTTGAGGGGATGGGAGTGGAAGACAAGTTTACCAGTTTTTCTTTGCTATCCTATTTCCACATTTTTTTCTGGTCggcgcgtgtgtgtgtgtgtgtgtttggcTATTGTACTGTTTTATGCTTCTAGCATTTGATAAGTTCTAGTCTGCTGACAAATTTTCGAATCAGGGTGCAATTTGTCCCTGAACTTAAAGCAGAATTAGAAGTTGAGAGGGACGTGGAGAATTTGAAACCTAAAAGAACTTTGCAGTGCATGGTCTATAAATGGACCTGCAATTTTACCATATTGAAAAATAAGCATACAACATATATAATACCCTTCCAAAACACATACTGTCTTTTGAATATCTGCATCTGTTTACAATGGCAATTTTCATCACCCCCTCTCTCCCCTTGGGGACCACTTATGAGAGATAATAAAAGGAAAAGCTAGGTGTAATAAACTGGAGTCGAGAGAGCTGGGCAAATCAAagagttaattttaataaactagAGTCGAGAGAGCGGGGCAAATCAAAGAGTTGGAGGGAGTAAACTCAGTTATGCCAGTATGAAAATTTTCCGACAAATCAATATGGTGTAACTTGGAAATCTATTAACAAAGAATTGCCATATTAGGCACTCATGCCATTTTCAAGCTTATAGACCAGCTGGAACTTTCACATTTTCAATTAGTATAAGCTACGGACACGGTCTATGGATTGATACCTTTCTACATTAGTAATAAGTCCCCTTTTTTTTACCATATTTTACATGTTCTCAATTTCTAactgttttatttttttgtagaaCAATCTGTATGTATACTTGAAAACCCATGAGATTACAATTGTCCCAGTGCCTTAAGGTCCATGCCTAGAGGTTGTTTCACATTTGGTACTTGTTCAAGTGTTTGACTTGGCTATAATTTGAAAACTTTCATGATTTTAGTGTCCATATGTCGGTGTGTAAAATATAGGCATGAGTAGTTGAGGTTGATATGAAGATTATGAGTAACATTGCATCAAGACGTTATGTATACTGCAATCTGTCATACTTGGCAAGGAAAAGGTCcaaaataagaagaaataatttttgGATCTTTTGAGAATGAGTTGATATagttgtagaaggctttctcttCCACCCTTGTGATTGCCTAAGGGTGTTCAATTCTCAACCACCTACAAGAAGAGGATCAATCTCTCTCCTCTTGCCTATAAGGGATTTTCTTTACACcataattaaaaaagttttgGATCTTTTAATATTAGGGGCAAATGGAGGGGTAGAGGTTTGGCATGGTGTTGAATCCCTAATGATTGCACGAAGATTAAACACTTCTTTTTGAGCTATCTGTGGTGTGCTTGAATTTGTGATGGTGTTTATTGAGAAATCCATGCTCTGTTTTTACAGAAGTTGGATCGAGTCACTTTTGTAATCTTCTAGAAATGTCTGATCAAAATCTGAATTGTATCGAGTAAAAGCTTATTCGTATCATTTGTTAATGATTGACGTGCTGTATGATTCGTCTTTCAGGAGAAAATGCATGTCATGATTCATGAAGACCCGGCTCAAGTATAGTTTATGAAACTCATGTTAATTGAATATATTTAGTCTTCAGCATGAGCCAGCGTTGACTGCCTTTGGTGGGAATATATGGTACGATTTGTTGATCACTAAAATTTGATGCAAGTAGTATGTTCTCCAGGTAGTATTGCTTGGCACCATGCTAGTCATTGTATGTATTTTCTCTTATTACATACTTCTATTTTGAATCCAAGTTCTGTCTTTGAATTAATCATCTTTTTTCTGTTAAATGTTCTCGACAAGGTTTTTATATGAAAAGAGTTCTTGCTACATATTGGTTATTCTATTCCATGCCGATTTGAACTCATTCATGAAAGATCGAGATGCAAAGCTACATATTGGTTATCCAATTCCATGCTGATTTGAACTCATTTGCGAAAGATTGAGATGAAAATCTACTGATAGttgtcattgttgatgattttagcATTTCTGGAGTTGACAAAGTGGAGATTTGATAAACAAAGGCAAATTATCCAATCTAGCTTCAGATGAAAGAACCTGAAGAATAAAAAGGGATATTTCCTTACTAACGAATTGCATGACAATTTTCCAGTAGTAGCAAATGCAAGATCTAGAAGATTTGAAGGTGATTATTAGTCCATCTTACCCATATAAGTTAAACTCTATCGACCCGAAATCAACCCAGCCGTCTAATTTGATAGGTTTACCTATTATAGTACTAACTTAGCATAAACCGAACTCAAGTTGACCTTAAATTAAACTAGTGAGTTATCCTGAAACAGTAACATAACGAGACTTGAAAAAACTCAACCCAAAAGTCAATAAACGGGAGCAATCAAATTTAGAATGTTAATTCTAACAAACAATTGACcttaattagagaaaatttagCTTAATTAGcttaaaagaataaaaggaaGTGAACTAAGAATGTTTTAATCAAGTAGGTACTAGGTAGAGTGAAGGCCATTTACAAGCACAATGCTAAACTTTTTCTTTCCGTAATAGTATTTACCATCATGTTCCAAATACTGTTAATCAATATGTCTCCACAATGAAGATGATAAAAAGCTTAGATATAAATGATCTTTAATCAAAGCAAAGTCATCCTCATATACAAGGCAATAGGCATGCACCAAAAAGTAGACAACTTAACCAAATGAGCTATCCGGGGAAACGTTACTGCATGCATCTTTACCAATGCACCAAATTCGGCTAGAACTAGGAGTTGCTGTTACTGAGCTAGATTTTGCATCAGTAATagttgaaatctctgaatcagAACATCTGCTAGGATTTGAGTCACTAAAGTACCCATCTACCTTGTTCATTCGTTCTACGAGTGAGTGCCTTATATGTGAATTCATGATGGGACTATCCGGTATTCCATTAAAACTTGATCCTGGTGAAAAGTAGGATGATGGCACTGGGGAATTCGGATTACTCATGTGATCTTCTTGCAGAATGTCTCCGATCCTTGACAGTATGCTGTATGCCAAGTTTCCAAGGACTCTAGAATATGCTTCAATTATTGAATGCCCGATATCCtatcaaaagaataatattcGAAGGTCATCATAAAAACTACATAATCACATATGTACTTAAGTGTTGGCGACTTTTATTCAAACGAAGATTTAGTACAAAACAGAAAGCTGGTTAACTGATCAGTCTATAGTAACAAactaaaatcctagattttctGCTGTATGTTGCATGGCCTGAATATATGTACTAACCTTGCCATACTGTATTTTTGTGACATTGATGAACGAGTGAGGAAGGCACGGATACCTCATTTTCAACTGACCCAAAAGTGCATTTACACGGAACAGCATCAAGTCTGTCTTGTCCATCTCGGTATTTGGCTCCTTCATAAAGGACCAGGACGGTTTGACAGGAGTCTTGATACCTTTGACTTGCTCCCTATTTCTTTCTTTCCATGCAAGTGCCGCAGCCTCCAACTTATTGATAGTGTCGAGAGCTTCATGTTCAGATCGTAGTTTAAGGCAATCAATGATCTCCGATGTTGAGGTCGACCCTGAGGCTACGAATTTATACAAATCCTCCCCTAGACTAGCCCTTCCGGACTGCATGGAGCACTTGATTGAGTTAAAAACATATCATTTTAATCCCattttgaagaatatattatgccaatcataaaataaactatCATGTCTATTGCTTGCCTTTGGGAGTGCATCTTGAATGTCTTTAGGCACCGGCATTTCAAGCAAAACATTTTCGTTGATGGCTTTCGCTGCCTTGAAAACTTGATGAACCATGTTACCCTGTGAAAGCAACTTCTTTCGTGCAGTTTCTGATAGACCAGCAGCAGGAACTCGTGGAGATGGAAGCCACCACCTTTTGCTCTGCCTTAAACTACCCCCTCTTCCTTCTTTCCGGCTATTACCTTCAGCATACCAGAACTCTGTCCCTACCATTGAGTCGAGAAATTCCTGATGCATATCAAATCCATGGTTGATGTCaacaagaaaatacaaaaacaaCATCCATTTAAAGTTTGCTCAGATCATGAATATGATACTGTATTTTCACATACAATAAGCATGGAATCGATCTTCTGAAGAGCTGGGAGGTTGATATGCACATCTGCACGAGCTTTTGGTGTCATTATCTGTTCCAATGtccaagttttaacaaaacataggaaaataatataaaaaagttgatCGAAAGAGTAGGGGAAAACCGATACCTCAAAGGTCCGGCCATTAGCACCACTTTGTTTAgcaggaaccaattcaaccataTAATTGGCAGGTGAAAGCAACCAATCCATTTCTTTTCTCCATTTGGCCATTCTTTCTTCTGACAACGGTTCCAACTTCCATAACTCCCCGAAAACAGATGCTGCAGATGTATTTAACAATATTTTACGAATGATACGAATAACAAATAAAGAACATACTTCCCATATGTAGTGTTTgggaaaaattatttcatttcaaaatatggatttcaattatgaaatcataaatgaaaaatttgaaaataacatGGTTGacagtcattctcaaattctcaactttaactattttaaaaacaaaggtggaatttgatccaaatccaaatttaaaaatttttaatttgccaaacaaaaaGTTTGAGCCAATTccaaatttacaaataaaattattgtttctaAACATAACATTAGGTTTATTGTTTCCCTCAAGGGCTTGAGGGAAGGTTGACCCTAGATGGTTCGGTCGTTTTCTCCCATTAGGGAGTAGTATTTTGACTCTTTCCCAGAAGGGTTTGGGAGGGGTCTATTCTAAGTGATTTACCTCGCCTCGCTGTCCTTTTAATCTTATAATCGAGGTATTGTTCTTGGTGATAAAAAccttttttaccaaaaaaaatgaaaataaacaaCACAGCAATACCTGCAAGATTGTTTATGGCATTCGATAATGCGAGCGCACTGGATATACCTTTGTGTCCTCCGGTCACATCTTCTCCTAACAAAAGTTTTGCGAACTTCTCTTTCATTGTGTCGACATCTGAGAACTGAGTGATATAAGCAGGTTTTTCCCTAACATAAACATGTTCTGGGCTTTCAGAGCCACTCCACTCATCCGTATCCTCTTGGTTCCTTTTCTTGTTCCAATCAGAGAAGAACGATCCAAACACATCTTTGCTCGATGAGCAgctcgtttcttcttcattaaaGGATTCAGTTGGACATACATACTCCTTGCTCTTCGTGCTTTCGTTTCTGTATGAACAGCTATTCAGAATGCAATTCTCGAGCCCATCATAGATCATTATTCCTGAACGTATTCAAGTAAAAGTAAATCAAACTGATTCAGCTCAATTAATAACGATAGAgtatctaatatatatcgagGCCTTAGCCCTTATTGGTTAAAGCcccaatatatgttatatactatatTAAATAGGAGATTAACCAGGATGGTGGGCTCAAATCAACTGGTGTATACAAATTATGAAAGATTAACATATTAAGGAACTtttttgaacaaggccaaatgGCAGGGATGATTTTAGTGAGTAGACTTGTAGTAGTTTATTAGATGGGATATACATAATGCATCAAAACAGATTTATGCTTGAACTATAAACTGGCCGGTATATTTTCTACATATGCATACGTAAATGCAGTACCTTTGATAATTAGACAACATATACACTACAATTTATGGTTTATTTTTctcatattataataaaatttttctcatattataataaaatatatcaaaactgcttaataaataagtgtattttttatttatgtgaaatttttgATAACATTTGTTACTAAAGACCAATTGACTACAACCTTTTGTTTTCACTAAAAACTGACAAGTTTCAAAGCCTAAATAACAAATATAGATATCAGCAGCTATTCTTTATTGACTCTTTGCTCCATTCAAACCTTTTCTAAGTATCCATTGATAGTTGAATCTGAACCTGTTTTTTCCCATTTTTTACATTTAATCTTTTATATTTAACGTCATTATTTTAAATCAAAGTTTCcattaatattttcttgttaaaattttataagttatatagTAGCCTATTCACATaagcaaaattaattttataaaaaatatataaaaaattttgacattaagaaaaaataattgaacTGATTAATCCAATTCAATTGATTAGAACAGGTCAAATCAAAGGATCAAACCCAAAAGTGATTCTATCCCAAAAGAAAACATAATACTAATCCAATTCAATTGACAGATTGATTTCtgtgtattttctttttatgtgtGCAGAATTTTTCAAATAACATATTGAGTTTAAAAatgcaaaaataaaaatctaaaatccaatctaataataaagattttttttcctttgttgGTGGGCTCCCATGAAAACGCAACAAAAACGTAGGATACATTGATTTGGTGAAATAAGAATATCTGTGGGTCAGCAACTGGAAAAGCCCGCCCAAAATCTTACAAAGTCATGCCGCCACTGTCCGTAACATCTTTCAAAGACTATGGGTCTATGACTGAGCAAGGTTGTCCAAATGATCCCATGGCACTCCATTACACTGTCGCACTCATTTTAGGATCAtttaaacttttgatgaaagaaactatatatatatatatatatatatatatatatatatatatatgaggtaTTTATTGAGAAGGGGTTAAAAATGAGAAGGATAAAAAAGACTTTACACCcttaatttcactaaaataaaaaaaatttatggttaCGATTGGgccaaaaactcaaaattataaaagtaactATATTACatagaaaggtaactatgaaataatttttaaaatgttcttaatttataatatagtattcttttttgtatatatagtaactaaacaaaatcaaacaaaaatcctactcactttaaaatccttcttatttgatcttttatatatatatatatatatatatatatatatatatatatatatatatatatatatatatgaggcaaAATAAGCACTCTGTTatttttgatttgcatcaaagagaagatggttaaatttttaaaaagtggtaataaataaaaagagaaaataaattgtgtatataaaactaaaagaaaattaaacagtatggataaaattaaaagaaagtggtaggccattattcaaaaataaaaataatacaacatATATAGGacgaaccaaaataaaaaatactacaAATTCAATTTGACGGAGAAAGTAAGACATAAAAATACGTCATTTTAGAATTTCCGTTTAAAGGAGAAGCCACTATAATAATATTAGATAACGGGATATTAATGACTATTGTGGTTGATCTTCTTCTTCTAAACGCAAATTACCAAATTAGCACTATAAAAAATTGACTTATATACTACTCAGTTTCG belongs to Amaranthus tricolor cultivar Red isolate AtriRed21 chromosome 17, ASM2621246v1, whole genome shotgun sequence and includes:
- the LOC130804666 gene encoding rop guanine nucleotide exchange factor 14; amino-acid sequence: MRIGVGRRLACCTRDREISIDFDENQHDDRIMIYDGLENCILNSCSYRNESTKSKEYVCPTESFNEEETSCSSSKDVFGSFFSDWNKKRNQEDTDEWSGSESPEHVYVREKPAYITQFSDVDTMKEKFAKLLLGEDVTGGHKGISSALALSNAINNLAASVFGELWKLEPLSEERMAKWRKEMDWLLSPANYMVELVPAKQSGANGRTFEIMTPKARADVHINLPALQKIDSMLIEFLDSMVGTEFWYAEGNSRKEGRGGSLRQSKRWWLPSPRVPAAGLSETARKKLLSQGNMVHQVFKAAKAINENVLLEMPVPKDIQDALPKSGRASLGEDLYKFVASGSTSTSEIIDCLKLRSEHEALDTINKLEAAALAWKERNREQVKGIKTPVKPSWSFMKEPNTEMDKTDLMLFRVNALLGQLKMRYPCLPHSFINVTKIQYGKDIGHSIIEAYSRVLGNLAYSILSRIGDILQEDHMSNPNSPVPSSYFSPGSSFNGIPDSPIMNSHIRHSLVERMNKVDGYFSDSNPSRCSDSEISTITDAKSSSVTATPSSSRIWCIGKDACSNVSPDSSFG